From Pelotomaculum schinkii, the proteins below share one genomic window:
- the gltA gene encoding NADPH-dependent glutamate synthase, with the protein MAAENAKKAIIPQKNPMPAQDPVIRAGNFNEVALGYSEEAVIAEAERCIQCKNAPCRQGCPVDIDIPAFIKKVAERDFAGSAQKLKETNALPAVCGRVCPQENQCEKYCTLGKKYEPVAIGRIERYVADRELAAGVKLPATASSTGKKVAIVGSGPAGLTCAADLAKLGHKVTIFEALHIAGGVLMYGIPEFRLPKSVVQAEIDNLKKLGVDIQVNAIVGKFSTIDELMENGYDAVFLGTGAGLPNFMRIPGENACGVYSANEFLTRSNLMQAYRFPETDTPIFVGKRVAVLGGGNVAMDAARTALRLGAQESWIVYRRSRVELPARFEEVEHAEEEGVKFQFLTNPTRILYNDDYWVTGMECLRYELGEPDASGRRSPVPVKGSEFILEVDTMVVAIGTGPNPLIPKTTPDLAVNRRGNITADPETCATSKPGVYAGGDVVTGAATVILAMGAGRTAARSIHKYLLGID; encoded by the coding sequence ATGGCTGCGGAAAACGCAAAAAAAGCTATTATCCCCCAAAAGAACCCCATGCCGGCTCAGGACCCCGTGATTCGAGCCGGGAACTTTAACGAAGTTGCCCTGGGCTACAGCGAAGAAGCCGTTATCGCCGAGGCGGAGCGCTGCATCCAGTGCAAAAACGCTCCCTGCCGGCAGGGCTGTCCAGTAGATATTGACATCCCAGCTTTTATCAAAAAGGTTGCCGAACGGGACTTTGCCGGGAGTGCCCAAAAACTCAAGGAAACGAACGCCTTGCCGGCAGTTTGCGGGCGGGTTTGTCCCCAGGAAAACCAGTGTGAAAAGTACTGCACCCTGGGCAAGAAATACGAGCCGGTGGCTATCGGCCGGATTGAACGTTATGTGGCTGACCGGGAACTGGCCGCCGGGGTAAAGCTTCCGGCAACAGCATCTTCCACCGGCAAGAAGGTGGCAATCGTGGGGTCCGGTCCGGCCGGGCTGACCTGCGCCGCCGACCTGGCCAAGCTCGGCCACAAGGTCACCATCTTTGAAGCCCTGCATATCGCGGGCGGCGTGCTGATGTACGGCATTCCCGAGTTCCGCCTGCCCAAGTCAGTCGTCCAGGCGGAAATCGACAACCTCAAGAAGTTGGGGGTCGATATTCAGGTCAACGCTATCGTCGGCAAGTTTTCCACTATCGATGAACTGATGGAAAATGGCTATGACGCTGTCTTTCTCGGTACCGGCGCCGGCCTGCCCAACTTTATGCGGATACCCGGCGAAAACGCCTGCGGGGTGTACTCGGCCAACGAGTTTCTGACCCGCTCCAACTTGATGCAGGCTTACCGCTTCCCGGAAACAGACACCCCCATCTTTGTCGGCAAAAGGGTGGCCGTATTGGGCGGCGGCAACGTGGCCATGGACGCCGCGCGCACGGCCCTGCGCCTGGGCGCGCAGGAGTCCTGGATCGTCTACCGGCGCTCCAGGGTGGAGCTGCCGGCGCGGTTTGAAGAGGTTGAGCACGCCGAGGAAGAAGGCGTTAAGTTTCAATTCCTCACCAACCCGACCAGGATCCTCTATAACGATGACTACTGGGTAACCGGTATGGAATGCCTGCGCTATGAGTTAGGCGAGCCGGACGCTTCCGGCCGGCGCAGCCCGGTGCCGGTTAAGGGCTCCGAATTCATCCTGGAGGTGGACACGATGGTGGTGGCTATCGGCACGGGGCCCAACCCGCTGATTCCCAAGACCACGCCCGACCTGGCGGTCAACAGGAGAGGCAATATCACCGCCGACCCGGAAACCTGCGCTACCTCCAAGCCGGGGGTTTACGCCGGCGGCGACGTGGTTACCGGCGCCGCCACGGTCATCCTGGCCATGGGCGCGGGGCGCACCGCGGCCAGATCCATCCATAAATACCTGTTGGGCATCGATTAG
- a CDS encoding sulfide/dihydroorotate dehydrogenase-like FAD/NAD-binding protein has translation MYEIIEKEELGASIKLIKIQAPLVAAKALAGQFVILRVHEEGERIPVTIADFDRAEGTITCVFQEVGRTTKELGTFEAGDCLKDFVGPLGVPSHIQNYGRVACVGGGVGVAPVYPIARALKEAGNEIISIIGARTKDLIFWEDRMRAVSDELLAATDDGSYGRKGFVTDLLKEIIEDKGIDLCLAIGPLPMMRAVSDLTRRYGVKTVVSINTLMVDGTGMCGCCRVTVGGETRFTCVDGPEFDGHEVDFIELARRSAVYKTQEKVSLDLYEEKGPRHDHQCRCGGEE, from the coding sequence ATGTACGAAATTATTGAAAAAGAAGAGCTGGGAGCTTCCATCAAACTAATTAAGATCCAGGCCCCGTTGGTAGCCGCAAAAGCGTTGGCTGGTCAGTTCGTTATCCTGCGTGTCCATGAAGAAGGTGAGCGGATACCCGTAACCATAGCGGATTTTGACCGGGCTGAAGGGACCATTACCTGTGTTTTCCAGGAAGTGGGCAGGACCACCAAAGAGCTGGGCACATTTGAGGCGGGAGACTGCCTGAAGGACTTTGTCGGCCCGCTGGGCGTCCCGTCCCATATTCAGAATTACGGCCGGGTGGCCTGCGTCGGCGGCGGAGTGGGAGTCGCTCCCGTTTACCCCATTGCCAGGGCGCTTAAAGAAGCCGGAAATGAAATTATCAGCATCATCGGGGCCAGGACCAAAGACCTCATTTTCTGGGAAGATCGCATGAGGGCCGTATCGGACGAACTATTGGCGGCCACCGACGACGGCTCCTACGGGCGCAAGGGCTTCGTGACCGACTTACTCAAGGAAATCATTGAAGACAAAGGAATTGACCTGTGTCTCGCCATCGGGCCCCTGCCCATGATGCGGGCGGTGTCCGACCTGACCAGGAGATATGGTGTCAAGACCGTGGTCAGCATCAACACCCTGATGGTTGACGGCACAGGCATGTGTGGCTGCTGCCGGGTGACCGTGGGCGGCGAGACCAGGTTCACCTGTGTTGACGGCCCTGAATTTGACGGGCACGAGGTGGATTTTATAGAATTGGCCCGCCGCTCCGCAGTATATAAAACGCAGGAAAAAGTTTCCCTGGACCTGTATGAAGAAAAAGGGCCCAGGCATGATCATCAGTGCAGATGCGGGGGTGAAGAGTAA